One Kineococcus aurantiacus genomic window carries:
- a CDS encoding DNA-3-methyladenine glycosylase I: MSTPAEPFRCFGTGDALYAAYHDTEWGRPVRGDRELFERISLEAFQSGLSWITVLRRREAFRAAFDGFDPAAVAAYGPDDVARLLADPGIIRNRLKVEATIANARAVLALREAGGSLTDLFWSFAPDPRPPAPESAADVPALTPGSTALAKALKAAGFRFVGPTTAYAGMQACGLVDDHLRHCPVRAAVEREAGRA; encoded by the coding sequence GTGAGCACCCCCGCTGAGCCCTTCCGCTGCTTCGGCACCGGCGACGCCCTGTACGCCGCCTACCACGACACCGAGTGGGGGCGCCCCGTGCGCGGGGACCGCGAGCTGTTCGAGCGGATCAGCCTGGAGGCGTTCCAGTCCGGGCTGAGCTGGATCACCGTCCTGCGCCGCCGCGAGGCGTTCCGGGCCGCCTTCGACGGGTTCGACCCCGCGGCCGTCGCCGCCTACGGGCCGGACGACGTGGCGCGGCTGCTGGCCGACCCCGGGATCATCCGCAACCGGCTCAAGGTCGAGGCGACGATCGCCAACGCGCGGGCCGTGCTGGCGCTGCGCGAGGCCGGCGGGAGCCTGACCGACCTCTTCTGGTCCTTCGCCCCCGACCCGCGCCCGCCCGCCCCGGAGTCGGCCGCCGACGTGCCGGCCCTGACCCCGGGGTCGACGGCCCTGGCGAAGGCGCTGAAGGCCGCCGGGTTCCGCTTCGTCGGGCCGACGACGGCGTACGCGGGCATGCAGGCCTGCGGGCTGGTCGACGACCACCTGCGGCACTGCCCGGTCCGGGCGGCCGTCGAGCGGGAGGCGGGCCGCGCCTGA
- the aroQ gene encoding type II 3-dehydroquinate dehydratase encodes MTILVLNGPNLGRLGKRQPEVYGTTTLADVDARLQVLAAELGVAVELRQTDAEHEMLGWVHDAADAGDPVVLNPGGWTHTSVALRDACAELRAGLVELHVSNVHAREDFRRHSYLTPVATGVIAGLGVQGYELAVRFLASRVAGDA; translated from the coding sequence GTGACGATCCTCGTGCTCAACGGACCCAACCTCGGCCGTCTCGGCAAGCGCCAGCCGGAGGTCTACGGCACCACGACGCTGGCCGACGTCGACGCCCGGTTGCAGGTGCTCGCCGCGGAGCTGGGGGTGGCGGTGGAGCTGCGCCAGACCGACGCCGAGCACGAGATGCTCGGCTGGGTCCACGACGCGGCCGACGCGGGCGACCCGGTCGTCCTCAACCCCGGCGGCTGGACCCACACGTCGGTCGCGCTGCGCGACGCCTGCGCCGAGCTGCGCGCGGGGCTGGTGGAGCTGCACGTGTCCAACGTGCACGCGCGCGAGGACTTCCGCCGGCACTCGTACCTCACCCCCGTCGCGACGGGCGTCATCGCCGGGCTGGGCGTGCAGGGCTACGAGCTCGCGGTGCGCTTCCTGGCCTCCCGTGTCGCAGGGGACGCGTAG
- a CDS encoding FAD-binding protein: protein MVEHMKWWGWGQEGVAFHHEDKPNLAPFVMKVAGIDFDAPPVRVPELSELDVPASRAPEELRAAFVEALGAEHVHDDDLDRVVHTYGKSMRDLVRIRRGDFGRLPDLVVYPGTEAETEAALRIALEADAVLIPFGGGSNIVGSLEAPREETRPVVSLDVGRMRAVLSLDETAKTARIQAGALGPDLEEQLNARGWTIGHFPDSFKHSTLGGWIATRSSGMQSDRFGDIADITRAVRVVTPKGLVATAEVPVQSTGPSVREMVLGSEGRLGIITEATVQVHRLAEERVIQAYFFPDYASGLKAMHAIAASDASPSITRVSDANETQFTLATSKKGSTLGQLLNKGVQLYASKRKGMDLSQMCLSFIGFEGSATSVRRDKTLVGEIVKKHGGFGVGSGPGTLYDQKKFDTPYIRDFILDRGAYGDVSETSSSWTTLKSVHDNVVAAAEKAFAEVGVKGFIFCHLSHSYHSGACQYFTFAFQAPTDRDGLEVYDTVKGAIQQAFIDNGGTLSHHHAVGREHKRWIEQDISPAGAGIVGALFAGVDPGRNLNPGAIVD from the coding sequence GTGGTCGAGCACATGAAGTGGTGGGGCTGGGGCCAGGAGGGCGTCGCCTTCCACCACGAGGACAAGCCGAACCTGGCGCCGTTCGTCATGAAGGTGGCGGGCATCGACTTCGACGCCCCGCCCGTGCGGGTCCCGGAGCTGTCCGAGCTCGACGTCCCCGCCTCCCGGGCCCCCGAGGAGCTGCGCGCGGCCTTCGTCGAGGCGCTGGGCGCCGAGCACGTCCACGACGACGACCTCGACCGCGTCGTGCACACCTACGGCAAGTCGATGCGCGACCTGGTCCGCATCCGCCGCGGCGACTTCGGTCGCCTGCCGGACCTCGTGGTCTACCCCGGCACCGAGGCCGAGACCGAGGCCGCGCTGCGGATCGCCCTGGAGGCCGACGCCGTCCTGATCCCCTTCGGCGGCGGTTCCAACATCGTGGGGTCCCTGGAGGCCCCGCGCGAGGAGACCCGCCCGGTCGTGTCCCTGGACGTGGGCCGGATGCGCGCGGTCCTGTCCCTGGACGAGACGGCGAAGACCGCCCGCATCCAGGCCGGTGCGCTCGGACCGGACCTGGAGGAGCAGCTCAACGCCCGCGGCTGGACCATCGGGCACTTCCCGGACAGCTTCAAGCACTCCACCCTCGGCGGCTGGATCGCGACCCGTTCCTCGGGCATGCAGTCCGACCGCTTCGGCGACATCGCCGACATCACCCGCGCCGTGCGGGTCGTGACCCCCAAGGGCCTCGTCGCCACCGCGGAGGTGCCGGTGCAGTCCACCGGCCCCAGCGTCCGGGAGATGGTCCTGGGCAGCGAGGGCCGGCTGGGGATCATCACCGAGGCCACCGTCCAGGTGCACCGCCTGGCCGAGGAGCGCGTCATCCAGGCCTACTTCTTCCCCGACTACGCCAGCGGGCTGAAGGCCATGCACGCCATCGCCGCCTCCGACGCCAGCCCCAGCATCACCCGCGTCTCGGACGCCAACGAGACGCAGTTCACCCTCGCCACGTCCAAGAAGGGCAGCACGCTGGGGCAGCTGCTCAACAAGGGCGTGCAGCTCTACGCGAGCAAGCGCAAGGGCATGGACCTGTCGCAGATGTGCCTGTCGTTCATCGGCTTCGAGGGCTCGGCGACCAGCGTGCGGCGCGACAAGACCCTCGTGGGCGAGATCGTCAAGAAGCACGGCGGGTTCGGCGTCGGCTCGGGGCCGGGGACCCTGTACGACCAGAAGAAGTTCGACACCCCCTACATCCGCGACTTCATCCTCGACCGCGGCGCCTACGGCGACGTGTCGGAGACGTCGTCGTCGTGGACGACGCTGAAGTCGGTGCACGACAACGTGGTCGCCGCGGCGGAGAAGGCGTTCGCCGAGGTGGGCGTGAAGGGGTTCATCTTCTGCCACCTGTCGCACAGCTACCACTCCGGGGCGTGCCAGTACTTCACCTTCGCGTTCCAGGCCCCGACCGACCGCGACGGGCTGGAGGTCTACGACACCGTCAAGGGCGCCATCCAGCAGGCGTTCATCGACAACGGCGGGACGCTGTCGCACCACCACGCCGTGGGGCGCGAGCACAAGCGCTGGATCGAGCAGGACATCTCCCCGGCCGGGGCCGGGATCGTCGGCGCGCTGTTCGCCGGGGTGGACCCGGGGCGCAACCTCAACCCCGGCGCGATCGTCGACTGA
- a CDS encoding SpoIIE family protein phosphatase has product MPSDRTAEVDTGDRDERARLEALRDYVDVTAPPPAQLQAVVRLATRLTGLPHAVVNIIDEQYQRQLAAEGFDRGISARTDSMCYYTLGEGAPVHSPDAREDARWAGNPWVDGRLGHVRSYAAAPLLTPDHHALGTLCVFDDTRPQELTESQRTDLADLADLVVSIFDRERRARLVHAQEEALAVARSDADTARALQAALLPHALPSTDHVRLTARYLPGTDGAEVGGDFYDAIEAGNTFVVAMGDVQGHNASAAALMGRVRTAVRAYVSEGHDLSAVLERTNQLMQSFEGELFATCCLIALDQATGEVEVASAGHPAPLLFAPGPVRPLSVDPGPPLGVEHDAEFPRTRHRLTGRSRVLLYTDGVVEWPREAGTGEGTLEVALTAHASAPAETVADRVLAPVQHERDDDAALLVLDYSGPDPGLRETRIVLPTDTRAVRAARDHLRTTLAAWDLSSAADEAELVVSELVTNAVLHSGSPAALTLRHDREDRLLCVGVEDGSTRHPQPRDSDEDATGGRGMHIVQLLAHRWWVAPTGDGKTVWADLLVA; this is encoded by the coding sequence GTGCCCTCGGACCGGACCGCCGAGGTGGACACCGGTGACCGCGACGAGCGCGCACGGCTGGAGGCCCTGCGCGACTACGTCGACGTCACCGCTCCACCGCCGGCGCAGCTGCAGGCCGTCGTCCGGCTCGCCACCCGCCTGACCGGGCTCCCCCACGCCGTCGTCAACATCATCGACGAGCAGTACCAGCGCCAGCTCGCCGCCGAGGGCTTCGACCGCGGCATCAGCGCCCGCACCGACTCCATGTGCTACTACACCCTCGGCGAGGGCGCCCCGGTGCACTCCCCCGATGCCCGCGAGGACGCCCGCTGGGCCGGGAACCCCTGGGTGGACGGCAGGCTGGGCCACGTGCGCAGCTACGCCGCCGCGCCCCTGCTGACCCCCGACCACCACGCGCTCGGCACCCTGTGCGTCTTCGACGACACCCGGCCGCAGGAGCTGACCGAGAGCCAGCGCACCGACCTCGCCGACCTGGCCGACCTGGTCGTCTCCATCTTCGACCGCGAGCGCCGCGCCCGCCTGGTGCACGCCCAGGAGGAGGCGCTCGCCGTGGCCCGCAGCGACGCCGACACCGCCCGGGCCCTGCAGGCGGCGCTGCTGCCGCACGCGCTGCCGAGCACCGACCACGTCCGGCTCACCGCCCGCTACCTGCCCGGCACCGACGGCGCCGAGGTCGGCGGCGACTTCTACGACGCCATCGAGGCCGGGAACACCTTCGTCGTCGCCATGGGCGACGTGCAGGGGCACAACGCCTCGGCCGCCGCGCTCATGGGCCGGGTGCGCACGGCCGTGCGCGCCTACGTCAGCGAGGGCCACGACCTGTCGGCCGTGCTGGAGCGCACCAACCAGCTCATGCAGTCCTTCGAGGGCGAGCTGTTCGCCACCTGCTGCCTCATCGCCCTCGACCAGGCCACCGGCGAGGTCGAGGTCGCCAGCGCCGGGCACCCCGCCCCCCTGCTGTTCGCCCCCGGGCCGGTCCGCCCCCTGAGCGTCGACCCCGGCCCGCCGCTGGGCGTGGAGCACGACGCGGAGTTCCCCCGGACCCGACACCGGCTCACGGGCCGCAGCCGGGTGCTGCTCTACACCGACGGGGTCGTGGAGTGGCCGCGCGAGGCCGGCACCGGGGAGGGGACCCTGGAGGTGGCCCTGACCGCCCACGCGTCCGCGCCCGCCGAGACGGTCGCCGACCGGGTGCTGGCCCCCGTGCAGCACGAGCGCGACGACGACGCCGCCCTGCTCGTCCTGGACTACTCCGGCCCCGACCCGGGCCTGCGCGAGACTCGCATCGTCCTGCCCACCGACACCCGCGCCGTGCGGGCCGCCCGCGACCACCTGCGCACGACGCTGGCCGCGTGGGACCTGTCCAGCGCGGCCGACGAGGCCGAGCTCGTGGTGTCCGAGCTGGTGACCAACGCCGTGCTGCACTCGGGGTCGCCGGCCGCCCTGACGCTGCGGCACGACCGCGAGGACCGGCTGCTGTGCGTCGGGGTCGAGGACGGCTCCACCCGGCACCCGCAGCCGCGCGACAGCGACGAGGACGCCACCGGCGGCCGCGGCATGCACATCGTGCAGCTGCTGGCGCACCGGTGGTGGGTGGCGCCGACCGGCGACGGCAAGACCGTCTGGGCCGACCTGCTCGTCGCCTGA
- a CDS encoding SDR family NAD(P)-dependent oxidoreductase: protein MSSAPSSRPTALVTGATAGLGAAYARSLAGRGHDLVVVARDVPRLEATAAQLRADFGVEVEVLAADLSDRAALERVAARVASTERPVDVLVNNAGFGLRQRFFDGVVADHERMFDVLCRAVMVLSRAATGAMVPRGRGRILNVGSVAGLVPGGGHYSAAKAYVIVLTETLAGELRGTGVTATVVEPGYVRTEFHARSGMSSGGSSTLSSRIWLDIDDVVDASLDDLFAGRSVSVPTKRWKAVSTVLDVLPRGLVSSVWNRMPSGAKRRHPTGRH, encoded by the coding sequence GTGAGCAGCGCACCGTCCTCCCGTCCCACCGCCCTCGTCACGGGGGCCACCGCCGGGCTGGGGGCCGCCTACGCGCGGTCGCTGGCCGGCCGCGGCCACGACCTGGTGGTCGTGGCCCGCGACGTGCCCCGCCTAGAGGCGACGGCGGCGCAGCTGCGCGCGGACTTCGGCGTGGAGGTGGAGGTGCTGGCCGCCGACCTGTCCGACCGGGCGGCCCTGGAGCGGGTGGCGGCGCGGGTCGCCAGCACCGAGCGCCCCGTGGACGTGCTGGTCAACAACGCCGGCTTCGGCCTGCGTCAGCGCTTCTTCGACGGCGTGGTGGCCGACCACGAGCGCATGTTCGACGTGCTGTGCCGGGCCGTCATGGTGCTGTCGCGGGCCGCGACGGGGGCGATGGTGCCGCGCGGGCGCGGGCGGATCCTCAACGTGGGCTCGGTCGCGGGCCTGGTGCCCGGCGGGGGGCACTACTCCGCGGCCAAGGCGTACGTGATCGTGCTGACCGAGACGCTGGCCGGGGAGCTGCGCGGGACGGGCGTGACGGCGACGGTCGTGGAGCCGGGCTACGTGCGGACGGAGTTCCACGCCCGCTCGGGGATGTCCTCGGGGGGCAGCTCGACGCTGTCGAGCCGGATCTGGCTGGACATCGACGACGTCGTGGACGCCTCGCTGGACGACCTGTTCGCGGGCCGGTCGGTCAGCGTCCCCACCAAGCGGTGGAAGGCCGTCTCGACGGTGCTCGACGTCCTGCCGCGCGGCCTGGTCAGCTCGGTGTGGAACCGGATGCCGTCCGGCGCCAAGCGCCGGCACCCCACGGGCCGGCACTGA
- a CDS encoding MFS transporter gives MSGYFALLRDPVVARPFVASVVARLPIATAPLGLVLLVRTARDNYTLAGIVTGLFAVGLAVGSPLWGRAMDRLGQPRVLVPSATLSGLLLLLLTGATVWPAVPAVVLPVLALLAGATFPPLSPAMRSTWRVVVAEERSRRRGYALDAAAVETIFVGGPLLLSLLLLLGFAPLPLLVTTVLLVGGTLVYSRSPGVRRTVPHPGAAHAHGGGAVLLHSPGFVLLLAVMAVMSVGFGILDVSMAGLAEHLLGSADRLGVLFAPIASGSAVGGLLYGSRDWRSPDRRRLLVTLTAFGVLLFSVVAGAGDDVPFAVLVVVLFLTGLTISPNLIAAQGLVDLLAPAHRLGEAQAWLSTAITAGAAVGNAVAGVLLDAAGARTALTVAASAVLAGAVVCAAAQRTWAAQRPVAATVPPGRVH, from the coding sequence ATGTCGGGGTACTTCGCGCTGCTGCGCGATCCGGTGGTGGCACGGCCCTTCGTGGCCTCGGTGGTGGCGCGGCTGCCGATCGCGACCGCGCCGCTGGGGCTGGTGCTGCTCGTGCGGACGGCCCGGGACAACTACACCCTGGCCGGGATCGTCACGGGGCTGTTCGCCGTGGGCCTGGCCGTGGGCTCCCCGCTGTGGGGCCGGGCGATGGACCGGCTCGGGCAGCCCCGGGTGCTGGTCCCCTCGGCGACCCTGAGCGGGCTGCTGCTCCTGCTGCTGACGGGGGCGACGGTGTGGCCGGCGGTGCCGGCCGTCGTGCTGCCCGTCCTGGCGCTGCTGGCCGGCGCGACGTTCCCGCCGCTGTCGCCGGCGATGCGCTCGACGTGGCGCGTGGTGGTCGCCGAGGAGCGCAGCCGGCGGCGCGGCTACGCCCTGGACGCCGCGGCGGTGGAGACGATCTTCGTGGGCGGGCCGCTGCTGCTGAGCCTGCTGCTGCTGCTGGGCTTCGCGCCGCTGCCGCTGCTGGTGACGACCGTGCTGCTCGTGGGCGGGACCCTGGTCTACAGCCGCTCCCCGGGGGTGCGGCGCACCGTGCCCCACCCCGGGGCCGCGCACGCCCACGGCGGCGGGGCGGTGCTGCTGCACAGCCCGGGGTTCGTGCTGCTGCTGGCGGTGATGGCCGTCATGAGCGTCGGGTTTGGGATCCTCGACGTGTCGATGGCGGGGCTGGCCGAGCACCTGCTGGGCTCGGCGGACCGGCTGGGGGTGCTGTTCGCGCCCATCGCGAGCGGGTCGGCCGTGGGCGGCCTGCTGTACGGCAGCCGGGACTGGCGCAGCCCGGACCGGCGGCGGCTGCTGGTGACGCTGACGGCGTTCGGCGTGCTGCTGTTCTCCGTCGTGGCCGGCGCCGGTGACGACGTCCCGTTCGCGGTGCTGGTGGTGGTGCTGTTCCTGACGGGGCTGACCATCTCCCCCAACCTCATCGCCGCGCAGGGGCTGGTCGACCTGCTGGCCCCGGCGCACCGGCTCGGGGAGGCCCAGGCGTGGCTGTCGACGGCGATCACCGCGGGCGCGGCGGTCGGCAACGCGGTGGCCGGGGTGCTGCTGGACGCCGCCGGGGCGCGCACGGCGCTGACGGTCGCGGCCTCGGCGGTGCTGGCGGGGGCCGTGGTGTGCGCGGCGGCCCAGCGCACGTGGGCCGCGCAGCGGCCGGTGGCCGCGACCGTCCCCCCGGGCCGGGTTCACTAG
- a CDS encoding bifunctional diguanylate cyclase/phosphodiesterase, which produces MTTLDPAVDAPPDLALGVSAPVRHPAHPAYPAHPAHPGSGELDRVLRAGALHALFQPVHDLRTGRAVAVEGFVRGPQDGALSSPAQLFRAASAAGRVGDLDRAAQEVVLAGAAALPGAWPVFVNSSPDGVGDDLPTPPGPTGPVVLDVPARTLRSRPGAALRLARRARERGWSVALDDLGADPGVLALLPVLRPDVVKLDLRLLARRTAEEVAVLAGAVGAFAARHGALVLAESVEDAADLATARALGADLVQGWGVAHVTRTPAGEPGPVALPAPRPAPADALARLGAAARPAGADVVERVLEQLRLRARRGPDPVVVVSLGGGAARRAASALGPVAFSAHADLDGHGLAVLGPHTATVVLSGPARGAGERGLAVSHDPELVADLVEQVLTRDRGPARPEVAAPARAVALTDLVTEALEGDRRTGTGTGLLLVGVDGTCGRGGREDLVRRMRRAVRSVDRWVPLGPTHFAVLLTGLPRAGSEGVVERVADALLLAVELAVDVHPSLSVSIGASLAPTRAATAGEAHRQAVQALDSARGAGGHCARIWPV; this is translated from the coding sequence ATGACGACGCTGGACCCGGCCGTGGACGCGCCCCCGGACCTCGCGCTCGGCGTCTCCGCGCCGGTGCGCCACCCCGCGCACCCCGCGTACCCCGCGCACCCCGCGCACCCCGGGAGCGGTGAGCTCGACCGGGTCCTGCGGGCCGGGGCCCTGCACGCGCTGTTCCAGCCCGTCCACGACCTGCGCACCGGCCGCGCCGTCGCGGTGGAGGGCTTCGTCCGCGGGCCGCAGGACGGCGCGCTGTCCTCCCCCGCGCAGCTGTTCCGCGCGGCCTCGGCCGCCGGGCGCGTCGGCGACCTGGACCGGGCGGCGCAGGAGGTGGTGCTGGCCGGTGCGGCCGCGCTGCCCGGCGCGTGGCCGGTGTTCGTGAACTCCTCCCCCGACGGTGTCGGCGACGACCTGCCCACCCCGCCCGGGCCGACGGGGCCGGTGGTCCTCGACGTCCCCGCCCGCACGCTGCGGTCCCGTCCCGGCGCCGCCCTGCGGCTGGCGCGGCGGGCCCGCGAGCGCGGCTGGTCCGTGGCGCTGGACGACCTGGGCGCCGATCCCGGCGTCCTGGCGCTGCTGCCCGTGCTGCGCCCGGACGTCGTGAAGCTGGACCTGCGGCTGCTGGCCCGGCGCACGGCCGAGGAGGTGGCCGTGCTCGCCGGCGCGGTGGGCGCCTTCGCCGCGCGGCACGGGGCGCTGGTGCTGGCCGAGTCGGTCGAGGACGCCGCGGACCTGGCGACCGCACGGGCCCTGGGAGCCGACCTGGTGCAGGGCTGGGGGGTGGCGCACGTGACGCGCACCCCGGCCGGGGAGCCGGGACCGGTGGCGCTGCCCGCGCCGCGCCCGGCGCCGGCCGACGCCCTGGCCCGCCTGGGCGCCGCGGCGCGCCCGGCGGGGGCCGACGTCGTGGAGCGCGTCCTGGAGCAGCTGCGGCTGCGCGCCCGGCGCGGGCCGGACCCGGTCGTGGTCGTCTCCCTCGGCGGCGGCGCCGCGCGGCGGGCCGCGTCCGCGCTGGGCCCGGTGGCCTTCTCGGCGCACGCCGACCTCGACGGGCACGGCCTGGCGGTGCTGGGCCCGCACACCGCGACGGTCGTGCTGTCGGGCCCGGCCCGCGGCGCGGGTGAGCGCGGGCTCGCCGTGAGCCACGACCCGGAGCTGGTGGCCGACCTCGTCGAGCAGGTCCTGACCCGCGACCGCGGGCCCGCCCGCCCCGAGGTCGCGGCGCCGGCGCGCGCGGTGGCGCTGACCGACCTGGTCACCGAGGCGCTGGAGGGCGACCGGCGCACGGGCACGGGCACGGGCCTGCTGCTGGTGGGCGTGGACGGCACGTGCGGGCGCGGGGGCCGGGAGGACCTGGTGCGCCGGATGCGCCGGGCGGTGCGCTCGGTGGACCGGTGGGTCCCGCTGGGGCCCACGCACTTCGCGGTGCTGCTGACGGGGTTGCCCCGCGCGGGCAGCGAGGGCGTCGTCGAGCGCGTGGCCGACGCGCTGCTGCTGGCCGTCGAGCTGGCGGTGGACGTCCACCCCTCGCTGTCGGTGAGCATCGGGGCGAGCCTGGCGCCGACCCGGGCGGCGACGGCGGGCGAGGCGCACCGGCAGGCGGTCCAGGCCCTGGATTCGGCACGTGGTGCCGGAGGCCACTGCGCGCGGATCTGGCCCGTCTGA
- a CDS encoding MIP/aquaporin family protein, translating into MSHTSSAAAPPRRVAPRTPTLTGELLAEFAGTAVLILFGVGVVAQVVAGQNGGADSIHWAWGLGVTFGIYVAGRTTGAHLNPAVTIALAVFQGFSWKKVLPYSVAQFLGAFVAALIVRWVYNDAIMTVDPGTTSETQGIFATLPGTGVSIGTAFLDQVVGTAILVFLIFAISQAKAMPPAANLAPFIIGLVVVGIGMAWGSNAGYAINPARDFGPRVAEFLTGYSDAMKTPGGQLYFWVPIVAPVIGALIGGGLYRVLVERHLPDPEAAEPEGRVHTDD; encoded by the coding sequence ATGTCCCACACCAGTTCCGCGGCCGCGCCGCCCCGGCGGGTCGCGCCCCGCACCCCCACCCTCACCGGCGAACTGCTCGCCGAGTTCGCCGGCACCGCCGTCCTCATCCTCTTCGGCGTCGGTGTCGTCGCCCAGGTCGTCGCCGGCCAGAACGGCGGTGCCGACTCGATCCACTGGGCCTGGGGCCTGGGGGTCACCTTCGGCATCTACGTCGCCGGCCGCACCACCGGCGCCCACCTCAACCCGGCCGTCACCATCGCGCTCGCCGTCTTCCAGGGCTTCTCCTGGAAGAAGGTCCTGCCCTACTCGGTCGCGCAGTTCCTCGGCGCGTTCGTCGCCGCCCTCATCGTGCGCTGGGTGTACAACGACGCGATCATGACCGTCGACCCCGGCACGACGTCCGAGACGCAGGGCATCTTCGCCACCCTGCCGGGTACCGGCGTCAGCATCGGCACGGCCTTCCTGGACCAGGTCGTCGGTACCGCCATCCTCGTCTTCCTCATCTTCGCCATCTCGCAGGCCAAGGCCATGCCGCCGGCCGCGAACCTGGCCCCCTTCATCATCGGCCTCGTCGTCGTCGGGATCGGCATGGCCTGGGGCTCGAACGCCGGCTACGCCATCAACCCCGCCCGCGACTTCGGCCCCCGCGTGGCGGAGTTCCTCACCGGCTACTCCGACGCCATGAAGACCCCCGGCGGGCAGCTGTACTTCTGGGTGCCCATCGTGGCCCCGGTCATCGGTGCCCTCATCGGGGGCGGCCTGTACCGGGTGCTCGTCGAACGCCACCTGCCCGACCCCGAGGCCGCCGAGCCCGAGGGCCGCGTCCACACCGACGACTGA
- the glpK gene encoding glycerol kinase GlpK, whose product MSDQTPQYVGAVDQGTTSTRFMVFDHGGNEIAKYQLEHTQIMTQPGWVEHDPIEIWERTSSVIQSGLRQANLTYKDLAALGITNQRETAVVWNKRTGRPYYNAIVWQDTRTDRIASALDRDERGQKIRQKTGLPPATYFSGGKIQWILENVDGVREAAEAGDAVFGNTDSWLIWNLTGGTRGGSHVTDVTNASRTMLMDLETLDWDDELLEIFGIPRAMLPEIKPSSCSEGYGETLETGPLGGKVKLTGILGDQQAAMVGQVCFDPGMAKNTYGTGNFMLLNTGEELVRSKAGLLTTVCYQFNDEKPVYALEGSIAVTGSAVQWLRDQLGIISGAGESESLARQVQDSGGCYFVPAFSGLFAPYWRSDARGAIVGLSRYNTNAHIARATLESICYQSRDVTEAMTADSGVEVEVLKVDGGITANQLCMQLQADILGVPVSKPVVAETTALGAAYAAGLAVGFWKNLDELRENWNEGARWEPTWDDQQRKDGYAGWKKAVERTLNWVDVD is encoded by the coding sequence ATGTCTGACCAGACCCCCCAGTACGTCGGCGCCGTCGACCAGGGCACCACCTCCACCCGGTTCATGGTCTTCGACCACGGCGGCAACGAGATCGCGAAGTACCAGCTCGAGCACACCCAGATCATGACCCAGCCGGGCTGGGTCGAGCACGACCCGATCGAGATCTGGGAGCGCACCAGCTCGGTCATCCAGAGCGGGCTGCGCCAGGCCAACCTGACGTACAAGGACCTCGCGGCCCTGGGCATCACCAACCAGCGCGAGACGGCCGTCGTGTGGAACAAGCGGACCGGCCGGCCGTACTACAACGCCATCGTCTGGCAGGACACCCGCACCGACCGGATCGCCTCGGCGCTGGACCGCGACGAACGCGGCCAGAAGATCCGGCAGAAGACCGGCCTGCCCCCCGCCACGTACTTCTCCGGCGGCAAGATCCAGTGGATCCTCGAGAACGTCGACGGGGTGCGCGAGGCCGCCGAGGCCGGGGACGCCGTCTTCGGCAACACCGACTCCTGGCTGATCTGGAACCTCACCGGCGGAACGCGCGGCGGCTCCCACGTCACCGACGTGACGAACGCCAGCCGCACCATGCTCATGGACCTCGAGACCCTCGACTGGGACGACGAGCTCCTGGAGATCTTCGGCATCCCCCGCGCGATGCTCCCCGAGATCAAGCCGTCCTCGTGCAGCGAGGGCTACGGCGAGACCCTGGAGACCGGTCCGCTGGGCGGCAAGGTCAAGCTGACCGGCATCCTCGGCGACCAGCAGGCCGCCATGGTCGGCCAGGTCTGCTTCGACCCCGGCATGGCCAAGAACACCTACGGCACCGGCAACTTCATGCTGCTGAACACCGGTGAGGAACTCGTCCGCTCGAAGGCGGGTCTGCTGACCACGGTCTGCTACCAGTTCAACGACGAGAAGCCCGTCTACGCCCTCGAGGGTTCCATCGCCGTGACCGGTTCGGCCGTGCAGTGGCTGCGCGACCAGCTCGGCATCATCTCCGGGGCGGGGGAGTCCGAATCCCTGGCCCGGCAGGTGCAGGACTCCGGCGGCTGCTACTTCGTGCCGGCGTTCTCGGGCCTGTTCGCCCCGTACTGGCGCTCGGACGCCCGCGGCGCCATCGTCGGGCTCTCGCGCTACAACACCAACGCGCACATCGCCCGCGCCACCCTGGAGTCCATCTGCTACCAGAGCCGCGACGTCACCGAGGCCATGACCGCCGACTCCGGCGTCGAGGTCGAGGTGCTCAAGGTCGACGGCGGCATCACCGCCAACCAGCTCTGCATGCAGCTGCAGGCCGACATCCTCGGCGTCCCGGTCTCCAAGCCCGTCGTCGCCGAGACGACGGCGCTGGGCGCGGCCTACGCGGCCGGCCTGGCCGTCGGGTTCTGGAAGAACCTCGACGAGCTGCGCGAGAACTGGAACGAGGGCGCCCGCTGGGAACCCACCTGGGACGACCAGCAGCGCAAGGACGGGTACGCCGGCTGGAAGAAGGCCGTCGAGCGGACGTTGAACTGGGTGGACGTCGACTGA